A single window of Halobacterium jilantaiense DNA harbors:
- a CDS encoding HIT family protein: MSEDCIFCQIVDGEIPGRVVYEDDDVLAFLDANPMAPGHTLVVPKAHHETLGDLPEADGSAVFAALHRLAPLVEDAVDADASTVAFNNGEAAGQEIPHVHGHVIPRFEGDGGGPIHVVAGSRPDLSDDELDAIAEDVANRVE, encoded by the coding sequence ATGAGCGAGGACTGCATCTTCTGCCAGATTGTCGACGGCGAGATTCCCGGCCGCGTCGTCTACGAGGACGACGACGTGCTCGCGTTCCTCGACGCGAACCCGATGGCACCCGGCCACACGCTCGTCGTTCCGAAAGCCCACCACGAGACGCTCGGCGACCTCCCGGAGGCCGACGGTAGCGCCGTGTTCGCGGCGCTCCACCGGCTCGCCCCGCTCGTCGAGGACGCCGTCGACGCCGACGCCAGCACCGTCGCGTTCAACAACGGCGAGGCCGCCGGCCAGGAGATTCCCCACGTCCACGGTCACGTCATCCCGCGCTTCGAGGGCGACGGCGGCGGCCCCATCCACGTCGTCGCGGGCAGCCGCCCCGACCTCTCCGACGACGAGCTCGACGCCATCGCCGAGGACGTCGCGAACCGAGTGGAGTGA
- a CDS encoding thioesterase family protein, translated as MPEDAFEALADADVRNDATFTLDAEHATPVFGRQEDPPSAPAATDVDPGETVDVLGTSHLLAQFGAVAREALRGHLPEGYGAVERGASISHLAPVGVDGDVTVSATLVRVSRPDVRFAVRAERESDGAAVATGDLTFRVVDRDRFRGSVPE; from the coding sequence ATGCCCGAGGACGCCTTCGAGGCGCTCGCGGACGCCGACGTGCGCAACGACGCGACGTTCACGCTCGACGCCGAACACGCCACGCCCGTGTTCGGCCGGCAGGAGGACCCGCCCAGTGCCCCCGCTGCGACCGACGTCGACCCCGGCGAGACCGTCGACGTGCTCGGCACCTCCCACCTGCTCGCGCAGTTCGGTGCCGTCGCCCGCGAGGCGCTCCGCGGCCACCTCCCCGAGGGGTACGGAGCCGTCGAACGCGGAGCCTCCATCTCCCACCTCGCTCCGGTCGGCGTCGACGGCGACGTGACGGTGTCTGCGACGCTCGTTCGCGTCAGCCGACCGGACGTCCGGTTCGCCGTCCGCGCCGAGCGCGAGTCCGACGGTGCGGCGGTCGCCACCGGTGACCTGACCTTCCGCGTCGTCGACCGCGACCGCTTCCGGGGCTCGGTCCCCGAGTAG